A stretch of DNA from Hydrogenophaga sp. SL48:
GAACATCGGCAAGGCGCACCGGGTGGCGGCCGCCGTGGAAGCGGGCATGTGTTTCGTGAACTCGCAGAACGTGCGGGATCTGCGGCAGCCGTTTGGTGGCACCAAGGCGTCGGGCACGGGGCGCGAGGGCGGGACCTGGAGTTACGAGGTGTTCCTGGAGCCCAAGAACGTCGCTGTCTCTCTGGGTTCTCACCACATTCCGCATTGGGGGGTGTGATTTGTTCGCCTCTGCTGTTTCACGCAGCTGCCTGGGCGGGCTGGGAGGACCGGGGTACCCGGTTCCGCTCATGTCCCCCGAAACGGGCTTTGCCCGTTTCTCCTCCTTTACTTCGCTGCACCGGGTACCCCGGTCCTCCCAGCCAGAAGTGATGCTGGCACTCAACCGTTCGCGCGCCGATGCGCAGCGAGAGAAGGCGGTGATGGGTGTGTGCCGCAGCGAAGTAAAGGAGGAGGGTTTTGCGCAGCAAAACCCGGGGGACATGAGCGGAGGCATGCACCCGTCGCCGCCTTCTCCCCACACCAGTCAGCCAACCAACGGCAACCAAACAACGAAGCACCAACGGAGACAGACGCAATGGGCAAAGTAGCACTCGTAGGAAAGATCACCCACGTCCCCTCGATGTACCTCAGCGAACTCGACGGCCCCCGCAAAGGCTCCCGCCAGGACGCCATCGACGGCCACAAAGAAATCGCGCGCCGCTGCAAAGAGCTGGGCGTCGACACCATCGTTGTCTTCGACACCCACTGGCTCGTCAACGCCAGCTACCACCTCAACTGCGCGCCGCACTTCGAAGGCACCTACACCAGCAACGAGCTGCCGCACTTCATCAGCAACATGCCGTTTGCCATCCCCGGCAACCCCGAGCTGGGGCAACTGCTGGCCAAGGTGGCCAACGAGCACGGCGTCGAAACCCTGGCCCACCACGCCACCACGCTCGGCCCCGAATACGGCACCCTCGTGCCCATGCGCTACATGAACGCCGACCAGCACTTCAAGGCCGTCTCGGTCTCCGCGCTGTGCACGGTCCACTACCTCAACGACAGCGCGCGCCTGGGCTGGGCCATGCGCAAGGCGGTCGAAGACCACTACGACGGCACCGTCGCCTTCCTCGCCAGCGGGTCCCTGAGCCACCGCTTCGCGCAGAACGGCCTCGCGCCCGAATTCGCCTTCAAGGTCTGGAGCCCCTTCCTCGAAACCCTGGACCACCGCGTGGTGCAGATGTGGGAAAACGGCGAGTGGGCCGACTTCTGCGGCATGCTGCCCGAGTACGCGGCCAAGGGCCACGGCGAAGGCTTCATGCACGACACCGCCATGATGATGGGCGTGCTGGGCTGGAGCGAATACGAAGGCAAGGCCGAGGTCATCACGCCGTATTTCGGCGCCAGCGGCACCGGCCAGATCAACGCCGTCTTCCCCGTCACCCCCGTCACCGGCAAGGCCATTCCCAAAGCGCAGGCCTCGGCCGCCGATGGCTTCCGCCTCGTGAGTTCACGTCTCTGAACGGAAATCCCTCATGCCCCACCTCGTCATCCTCTACACCCCCAACCTCGACAAGCCGGCGGCCGAGGGCGGCGTCGACATGACCGGCCTGTGCCGCGCTCTGTGCGACGCCATGCTCGCGGTGCGCGACGAGCAGGACAAACAGGTCTTTCCCCACGGCGGCACGCGCGTGCTGGCCTACCCCGCCGCACACAGCGCCGTGTCCGACGGCGGTGCCGCCGGCATCGCGGCGGGCCTGGGCGGCGACTACGCCTTCGTCTACATGAACGTTCGCATGGCCCAAGGTCGCAGCGCCGTCGTGCACCAGCGTGTGGGCGACGCGCTCAGCGCCTGCGTGAAAGAACGCTTCGCCGAGCAACTGGCGAAACGCCCCATCGGCATCACCGTGCAGGTGGACGAAGGCCACGAGGTTTTCGACGCCAAGAACAGTTCGCTGCACCCGCTCTTTGCGCCCAAGAAAGCCTGACCCCACCATGTTCAGCCCCGAACTCATCGCCCAGTTAGCCGCCGAGCTGCAGCAGTCCCAGCAGACCCGCATGCAGGTCGAGCACTTTTCCAAACGCCATCCCGGCATGACCGTCGAAGACGGCTACCGCATCGGTCGCGCCTGGGTGGATCTGGAAAGGCCGCCGGCAAGAAGGTGATCGGCCACAAGATCGGCCTCACCAGCCGCGCCATGCAGATCAGCAGCCAGATCGACGAGCCCGACTACGGCACCCTGCTCGATCACATGCTCTACACCGCGAAGGCCGGCGAGGTGCTGGAAATTCCGGTGACGGACTTCATCGCGCCGCGCGTCGAAGTGGAACTCGCCTTCGTGCTCAAGGCGCCGCTGGCCGGCCCGAACGTCACGGTGGAGGACGTGCTCGCCGCGACGGACTACATCACCCCCGCCATCGAGATCATCGACGCGCGCATCGAGCAGTTCGACCGACACACGAAAGTGATGCGCAAGGTCTACGACACCATCAGCGACAACGCGGCCAACGCCGGCATCGTGATCGGCGCGGGCGACCCCGCGTTCAGAGCCGACCCGCGCAGCACCAACCGCCCCTGGTGCGGCGCCATCCTGCGGCAGAACGGCGCGGTCGAAGAGACCGGTCTGGCCGCCGGCGTGCAGGGCGACCCGGCCATCGGCATCGCCTGGCTGGCCAACAAGCTCGCGCCCTGGGGCGAAACGCTGCAGGCCGGCGAGATCGTGCTCGCGGGCAGCTTCACGCGGCCCGTGGCCGCGAAAGCGGGCGACCTGTTTGAGGCCGACTACGGCCCGCTGGGTTGCCTCCGATTCAAGTTCATCTGAACGCACCAGAGGAGACCATCCATGTCCGAAGCCTTCCTGCGTCCCGCCCGTTTCAGCGAAGCCGAGTGGGCCGCGCGCGTGCAGCTCGCCGCGTGTTACCGCATCTTTGCCCACCTGGGCTGGGCCGAGCTGATCTACAACCACATCTCGCTGCGCGTCCCCGGGCCGGACGACCACTTCCTCATCAACCCCTTCGGCCTGCACTACACCGAGGTCACGGCATCCAACCTGGTGAAGGTGGACATCGACGGCCACACCATCGGCCACAGCGACTGGCCCATCAACCCGGCCGGCTTCACCTTCCACGGCGCCATCCACGCCACGCTGCCCGACGCGCACTGCGTGATGCACGTGCACACCACGCCGACCATGGCGGTGTGCTGCCTGAAGGACGGCCTGTCGTTCACCAACTTCTACGCGGCCCAGCTCCACGGGCAGGTGGCGTACCACGAGTTCGAGGGCATCACCGTGCACCGCGACGAGGGCGCACGCATCCTCGCGTCGTCGGGCGGCAAGCCCGTGCTGCTGCTGCGCAACCACGGCCCCGTGGTCATGGGCAGCACGCTGGCGCAAGCCTTCAACCGCCTGTGGGTGCTTCAGCGTGCGTGCGAAGTGCAGATGGCCTCGCAGCCGCTGGGCGAACTGCAGCCCATCAGCGAAGCCGCGCTGCAGGCCTGCGTGCGCGACTCGCTGAACTTCAACCCCAAATTCGGCGCCGGTGAAGATTCGTTCGCCGCCATGCAACGCCTGATCGACCGCATCGACCCGGGGTATCGCGCATGAACGCCTCGTCCTTTCAGAAGATTGCCATCGTCGGCGTCGGCGCCATCGGTGGCCTGTTTGCCGGCTGGCTCGGCTCGCGCCTGCCGGCCGGACAGATCCAGCTCTCGGCGGTGGCGCGCGGCGAGACCCTGCGCACGTTGCGCGAGCGCGGTCTGGTGTGGGTCGATGCTGACGGCGCGGAGCACCGTGTCGCAGTCAACGCCAGCGACGACCCCGCGAGCCTCGGCGTGCAGGACCTGGTGATCGTCTCGGTCAAGGGCCCGGCCATGCCACAGGTCGCGCCCGCCGTGCGCGCGCTCATGGGGCCAAACACCGTGGTGCTGGTGGCCATGAACGGCGTGCCCTGGTGGTTCTTCGACGGCCTGCCCGGTGAAGCTGCCGGCCTGCAGCTCAACGCCGTCGACCCCGGCGGCGTCACCGCGCGGCACATCCCCACATCGCAGGTCATCGGCTGCGTGGTGCACGCCAGCGCCGCAGCGCCGCGGCCCGCGCGCATCGAACGCATCAAGAACAACCAGCTCATCATCGGCGAGCCGGCCGGCGGCCTCACACCACGAGTGCGGGCAGTGGCCGACCTGCTGAGCGCAGCGGGCTTCGGCGTCACCGTGTCCGAGCGCATCCAGCGCGACATCTGGTTCAAGCTCTGGGGCAACATGACCATGAACCCGGTCTCGGCCATCACCGGCGCGCCCTGCGACCGCATCCTCGACGACGAGCTGGTGCGTGGCTTCTGCAGCGCGGTCATGCTGGAGGCCCAGGCCATCGGCGCGCGCATCGGCATCCCCATCGACCAGCAACCCGAAGACCGCCACGGCCTCACGCGCAAGCTCGGCTCGTTCAAGACCTCGATGCTGCAGGACGTGGAAGCCGGCCGCCCCATCGAGCTCGACGCGCTGGTGGGCGCCGTGCGCGAGATCGGCCAGCACCTCGGCGAAGCCACGCCGAACATGGATGCGCTCATGGGCCTCACCCGGCTCATGGGGCAAATGAAGCAGCTCTACCCCGAACCGACGAAGACACCATGAAGATCCCTCAGAACACCTTTCGCGACGCCCTCAAGGCCGGCCAACCCCAGATCGGCTGCTGGGTCGGCTTCGCCTCGCCCGACGTGGCTGAGGCCCTGGCCGGCTGCGGCTTTCACTGGCTGCTGATCGACGGCGAACACGCGCCCAACGACCCGCGCACCGCCCTCGACCAGCTGCGCGCAGTTGCCCCGTATGGCAAGACCCACGCCGTCGTGCGCGCGGTCGAGGCCAACGTGGCCCTGGTCAAGCAGTACCTCGACATCGGCGCGCAGACCCTGCTGATCCCGATGATCGACACCGCCGAGCAGGCCGCGCTCATGGTCCAGGCCATGCGCTACCCGCCCGAAGGCATCCGCGGCATGGGCGCGGCGCTGGCGCGCGCCTCGCGCTGGAACCAGGTCGACGACTACCTGAACCAGGCCAATCACCAGATGTGCCTGCTGGTGCAGGCCGAGACGGTGGAGGCGGTGAAGAACCTCAAAGCCATCGCCGAGACCGAGGGCGTGGACGGCGTGTTCTTCGGCCCGGCCGACCTCTCGGCCAGCATGGGCCACCGCGGCCAGCCCGGCCACCCCGAGGTGCAGAAGGTCATCCTCGACGGCATCGCCACCGTGCGCGCTGCCGGCAAGGCCGCCGGCATCCTCGCCACCGACCCGGCGCTGGCGCAGCAGTACCTCGACGCGGGCGCACTGTTCGTGGCGGTGGGGGTGGACACGACGCTGCTGGTGAAAGCTGCGACAGGGCTGGTGCAGCGCTTTGGCGCCGGGGCAGCGGCCACCCCGCCGTCCGCATCCGGAGGCTACTGAGCGCCCCCGGCGCGGCTCATTCGGGCCGGTGGCAGACCGCCTCGACGTTGTTGCCCTCAGGGTCGATCACGAAGGCACCGTAGTAATTGGGGTGGTAGTCCGGGCGCAGGCCGGGCGCGCCGTTGTCCTTGCCGCCTGCGGCGATGGCCGCCTTGTAGAAGGCATCCACCTGCGCACGGCTTTCAGCGCGCCACGCCAGATGGCAGCCCGATGTGGCCGCTGGCCCGCCATAGGGCGAAGGCCCGTCGATGAACCAGACGTCGGCCTTCTTGCCGTCGGGCTCGGCGGCGTCGGGGTAGGCCAGGCCGAGCATGTTGGAGCCGTAGTTCCCTTCAAAGCAGACGCTGTAACCCAGCGGCGCCAGGGCGGCGCTGTAGAAGGCCTTGGCCTGGGCGATGTTGGTCACGCGAAACGTCATGTGGTCGAGCATGTGGGGTCCTTCAGGTGATGCGGAGTGCACGTTGGAGATGAGAACTGTATAGATGTACAGCATAAACCGCAAGAGGCCGACCAATGTGGTGAGACGCGCGCCGTCGCCGCCGTTGCCTTGCTTAGGACGCTTGTCCTATACTGCCTAGGCCAATCGTCCTAGAAACACCCGCCCACCATGCCCTCGCCGTCATGAGCGCCGCTGAAGCCACACCCACCACCCGAGAGCGCATCGTCGACGCGGCCGACACCCTGTTCTACCAACGGGGGTTCGAGAAGACGTCCTTCGCCGACATCGCGGATGCCGTCGGCCTCTCGCGCGGCAACTTCTACTACCACTTCCGAACCAAGGACGACATCCTGGCGGCGGTCGTCGCGCAGCGTTCGTCGAGGACCCAGTCCATGCTGGCGTCGTGGACGCGGGACGCCGCAACGCCGTCGGACCGGCTGCGCTGCTTCGCGGAAATGCTGGTCCGCAACCGGCACGACATCCAGCGCTACGGCTGCCCGGTGGGAACGCTGTGCGCCGAACTGTCCAAACTCGACCACCCCGCACAGAGCGACGCCGGCATGATCTTCGGCCAGTTCCGCGACTGGCTGCGCACCCAATTCGAGGCCCTGGGCCATGCGCCGCGCGCCGACGAACTGGCGCTGCACCTGCTCGCGCGCAGCCAGGGCGTTGCGATGCTGGCCAGCACCTTCCACGACGAAGCCTTCATCCAGCGCGAAGTGGCGTTGATGGCCGAGTGGCTGGACACCTTCGTTCCCCATCCGGTGGCCGCGAAACGGCCCAGACGAAAGACCGCCCCATGAACCTTCACAGCACAACCGTGTTCATCGTCTTCCTGCGATTCGGCCCGAACCGCGCGCAGGCGGGCCAGTGGATGGCCGGGCACCAGCAGTGGATTCAGGACGGCATCGCCGATGGCAGCTTCCTGCTGGCCGGCTCGCTCAATCAGGCAAAGGGCGGCCTGGTGATCGCCGTGGGCACCGATGCCGCCGCCCTCCATGCCCGCGTCGCGCAAGACCCTTTCGTGGTGCACGGCGTCGTGACGGCCGACATCCATGCCGTCGCCCCGTCGTTCATGGCGCAAGGCTTGTCTGCACTGCTCGCCGGCTGCGGGAGTGCTGCATGAGCGCTGCGCCGGGCCGCCCCAAGCAAGCTTGCACCGCAGCTCGAAGAGCGGAGGTGGCCTTGTGAGCGCCGCCCAGACCGTGAACGGCAGCGACGGCCAGCCGCGCTGCCGCTGGTGCGCGGCCGCGCCGGAGTTCGAGGCCTACCACGACCACGAATGGGGCTTTCCGGTGGGCGACGACATCCGCCTGTTCGAGAAGCTTTGCCTGGAGAGCTTCCAGTCGGGCCTGAGCTGGCGAACCATCCTCGCCAAGCGCGAGAACTTCCGAAAGGCATTCGACGGGTTCGACTTTCACCGCATGGCGACCTACGACGAGCGCCAGGTCGGCCGCCTGCTGCAGGACGAAGGCATCGTCCGTCACCGGGGCAAGATCGAAGCCGTCATCCACAACGCCGGTCGCGCCGTCAGCCTTCAGGCCGAGTGCGGGTCGCTGGCGGCCTACTTCTGGCGCCACGAAGTGGACCGTGCCCAAGCCGCGCCACCTCAAACCGTGTCGACCTCACCCGAGGCGCTGGCCCTGGCGAAAGACCTGAAGCAACGCGGCTGGAAGTTTGTCGGGCCCACCACCGTCTACGCCTTCATGCAGGCCATGGGCTTGTTGAACGACCACGTGCCTGGCTGCATCGTGGCTAAGCGGGTGGATCAGGCGCGGGCTGTGTTCAAGGTGCCGGTGCCCTGACGTTGGTAGGCCACCTCAAAGTCACCCCGAGGTGCAGAAGGTCATCCAGGGCGGCATCGCCACCGTGTGCGCTGTTGGCAAGGCGGCTGGCATCCTCGCCACCGATCCGGCGCTCGCGCAGCTTGACCTCGACGCGGGCGCGCTGTTCGTGGCGGTGGGGGTGGACACGATGCTGCTGGTGAAGGCCGCGAGTGGGTTGGTGCAGCGGTTTGGTGCGGGCGGTTCAAAGGCGCCGGCTGCGCCTCGGGTGGGTACTGAGGGGCTACTGAGGAGCCGGGGTTCATTCGATCCCGACGAGGCCTGCAAAAGGCTGAGTGCAGCAGGTCGGATTCAGCCATCGAGTGACAGCTACTACCTAAACCCGATGTTCAGCGTCTCGCAGGGCAGCTTTCCGCTACGCTTCCGATGCCGGATTTCCGCCGGGGACGGAAGAAAGTCCCTCAGTGCCCTATGTCTCTACTTTCGGCTAAGTGCATGCTCAGCAGTCGCCCCAGAAATCTGCAACCCCTGAAATGCTGCTATTACGACGTGCAATGTCAGCAGGGGTAACCTGAAAGACTAGTCGGCTCTTGGGCCGTCCCTTGGCATTGATGATCTCCCACGACGCCAAGTTGCAGTGCGTGAGCCGGCTCACGAATTCGGTCCACTTCGTCAATCCGAGCCGACGCGTCCAACCCAACCTGTTTCCATCCGACTCAAAGTTGTCCGAGAAGACGACGATGGGCGCGTCCGGCCGGCTCATTAGTGCCTCGATGAAGTAATTCGCCGTGTCCAGCCACTGCTGGGCGGCAGCGCCAGCCTCGCGCTCGATAACGCCCGCCTCTTCTAGGGCAGCTCGGATTTCAGGGGTTGTATCGCAGTAGGTATCCGGCGATTTGAATTCGTGAATCAGCTCCGGGGCTACATTGCGAAGCAGCTCTAACGTCGAGGTGTCGTCAACTTGAAGGTAGCTGATGGGCGTGTCCTTGACGTCCACAGCCGCTGCGCCCCTTGAAAGGAAGAGCTGGTCGATGCGGGCGTTGCGAATTTCCAAGTAATCGCCTTGCCCTTTGGTTAGCTTAATTGTCTGGAACACCAGCCCGGACGCCGAAAAGTTTGGTGGCATGCCTGCATAGTGATCGAGGAGCGCCGTCCAAAGACTTCCAACGTTCTTTTTCCAGATTGGCGAAGCACCTTCAATCCTCACGAGGATATCCAGCGCCTTGCGCGCCGAGTCGGGGTTGTTCGCGACGAACCATTCGATGACAGCCGGATGAATCGCGCTCGCGGCGAAGAAGTTGCCGACGTAGGTCTTGTCGACTCCAGCCTTGCACCGTCGCTGTAGTGCCAGGGAAAGAAAGCAATCGGAAATCACTTCGTGAGAGAACCCGAAATTGCTGTTGCCCGTGATGAGTTCGCCGGCCGACAGGCCGCACAGAGAGGTCAGCCTACGCTTCAGTCCCGGGCGCTCTTTGTCCAAATCATTGAGGCCTAGGCAGATACTGGCGCAGAGTTCGAGGTCAGAGTGCTCCAGCTCACGCTCACCTTCCAGATGCATCATCTCAGCGAACTCGCTGAACAGCACCTGGAGCTCCGGCATGGTGAGGATTGGAACGTTGGTATGGTCCAGAATCTTCTTCGCCTCGCGTTCGAGGTACTGCTCGACAACGACCTGGAAGATTCCACGGGAATCTGCATTGACGCTCGTCCGACTCATGCACCAAGTCGCGAACGCTTTGGCGAAAAACGGGATTGTTAGCAGATGCCAATCTTGATCGCCCAGAGCGGCGAGTGCTTGGTCTTGAACACCGTAGCTCTTCAGGAAGGCCTCGGTCGTCGGGCGAGTCCAAGGCTGGATGTTGGCTACCGTGTGTTCCACATTCAGGTTGGTCGTCTCGTTGAGGGCTCGCCGATAACGGGTCATGTAGTAGGCAGAGCGCGCTGAGGCAATCATCACGCCGCGGCCGCGTAAATCGCGGAACCACCCTTCAAGAGAGCCAAGTGGATTGTCGTAACCGCTGCTGCCGAGGAGCTCGTCGAAGCCGTCGACGATAAGCACGAGCATGCCGTTCCTGCAGAGCGCCTTAGCACTCTGGCTGTCGAGGATGCGGGTGATGCTCAGCGAAGTGTTGATAGCGTCGTCTAGGTTGGAGAGCGCCCGTCCTGTGGAGCTTACGAACAAGTACAGCGGCGCGTCGCTAGTCGGATCGACCTCGACAGCGAGGGCTCGTTCCCGGGCGAGCGTCAGAAGAAGCTCGGTTTTTCCCATACCTGCGTCGCCAACAACGAAGAACACCGTAGTAAAGCTCTTGGATGGCAGGCAGGCCGCGTCAACGCGCAGCTGGAGGTCGATATCCTCCGGAGCTGAACTTTGCGAGTCCGACTCCTCGACCAGTACCGCAGGGACCTTATTTCCAGCAATGGATTGTGTAATGCCGGTCTCTGCGATTTGCTTCCGCCTTTCTTGCTCCTCAAGCTCAATGCGCACCCTCCTCGCGAGAACACCCCAGTTAGCGATCCCGCGCAGGAAGCCGGAGTACCCAACCCAAGTGTTGGCTGCGGGGTCGAGCCACTCGTAGCGGTTGTCTGGCCCACGACGGAACATATCTGTCCTGTGCACGTTGCCTTGGCTGCTGGGCTGCGTCCAAGTGACGAAGACAACTCCCGCGTGCTGGCCTTCCCCGAAGTCGTATGGTGGCGGCGAATGGTCCTCTGAGAATCCCGCGATATCCCGCGTGATCTCATAGACAAACTGGCCAAAGTGCCTGGCTGTTGGGTCCTTGCCCAAGAAGCCCTCTCGGAACGCATGGGTGTTTTCCGGACGCTGGTTGCGGTAGGCACCAATCGCCGGGCACAGGTAGTACACGCCATCCGAGTCGAAGCTCGAATAGATGCCGATCACGCCTTGCGCAATGTTGGCGTCCCAGACGGGGCAGAGTTCCTGCTCGTCCGTCCCGCACACGGATTTGATGGACGTCGCGCTCGTCATGTAGGTGAACTTGCGCAACTGGGCTTCCAGGCGACTCGCGGTTTCTTCAGAGAACTCTCGCAAGGCGTTACAGATCGAAGCGGCCGATACATCCTCGGCGGGGATCGGGGTTCCATGCGAAAGTTCATCGCGAATGGTCTTGAAGTTCTTGCCAGCGTGGATGTTTCTCGAAAACTCGCCGAGAAAGCCCTCGGCAAACTCGCGCCATCCAACGATGACCGGATCTTGGCTGGCGCCCCATTTCCTGGCGAGCTTGATTCCGCTAAGCATTTCGCCGACGCCAGGGGTGTCACCTAGCTTGAGCGGTGCGGCAGTGCGAGTTCCGTAAGCGGCCAGCAGGGTCAGCGCGACTTTTATGTGAAAGTCCACGAGCGCGGCGTATTCCCGGGCGTCTGAAGGCGATCGGGTCAGGCGCTTACTGTATGGCGTTGAATAGTCGCGGATGAGCTCTGAGAGTTTCCCTTGCATAAATTTTCCTGTGGCGTCCCTGATGCACCGAGCAGCGACTGCTGCAACCTCTTGGCGCAGTCTACGTCTTTCGATCCTCCGATAGCCCGAGACCGTGCTGATCAGCTTGTGAATGTCATCAGCACTTCCGAATCGGCCAACGAGGCCAAGACGGGCGGGTCAGTCACTGACCGAAATGTGGCCGATAGCGCTTGCTCGACGGTCCGTGTCGACGGTTTCGAACCGCTGCATTCTTGTCGTTGATGTCAGATCGCGCCTACCGGCACATGCCTGTGGGGTGGCATCTCAGCCGCGACGAACAGCCACCTCAACCGACCAAGCATCGTCGGAAGAAAACACCCCCACCAGCCGCCCACCCGCCTCCAGTGCACAAGCCGCCGTCAGCCCTCCCGTGATCACCAGATCACCCGCCTCCAGCCGCTGACCGAAAGCGGCCAGCTCCCGCGCCAGCCGCGCCACAGCGTCCAGCGGGTGGCCGTCGGCGTCGGCGCCCACGCCCTGGCCCAGCGTTTTGTGGCTGCCGTCGTGCAGGCGCACGGCCACGGTGTCGAGCGCCATCAGGTCGGTCACCGGCAGGCGCGGCCCGACGACGACCTGGCCGGCGGACGAGTTGTCGGCGGTGTTCTGTTCGAGGTTGAAGCGGTAGCCGGTCCAGGTGGAGTGCACGACTTCGAGGCAGGCGTAGGCGCTTTCCACGGCGGCGGCCACGGTGTGGCGGTCGACGGGCGCCTGCCGCGCGTCGAGGGCGGTGTGGAGGCGCAGCCCGATCTCGGGTTCGACCCGCGGCTGCACCAGGCGCTCGTGCACCGCATCGCCCGAACTCAGCAGCATCCAGTCGGTCAGCGGCCCGATGTTGGGCCGGTCGATGCCCATCTGGCGGCGCATGACCTCCGAGGTGTAGCCCAGCTTCCACCCGACCATCCGCTCACCGGTGGCGAGGCGCAGAGCGAGCAGCGCGCGCTGGATGGCGTAGGCGGTGGCGAGGTCGGGCGAGCCGATGGTGGCCTCGGCGTCCAGGGTGCGCCCGGCCTGGCGGGCGGCCCAGATGGCTTCGGCGAATTGCGCGGGCGTCTGGGTCATGGGGGGCTCCGCCGGGAAGGGGTTGAGGGTGGGGCGCGCTGGCTAGGACAGGTCGGGCGCGCCCAGCAGCGCGTGGCCCTGGCCGATCAGGGCTTCGATGCCGAGCGCGATGCCGATCAGCCGCACCTCGGCGCGTGGCGGGCTCATCAGCTGCAGGCCCACCGGCATCCGGTTCGCATCGAGGCCCACGGGCATCGTCAGCGCGCACCAGCCAAACAGGTTGCTGATGGCGGTGTTGCGCATGGCCTTCATGTTGGCCGGCGCGTAGGTCTCCACCGTGCCGATGTCGGCCAGCCGCGGCGGCGAGGCGGGCACGGTGGGCGTGAGCAGGACGTCGACCTCGTCGAACACCCGGGCCGCGCCCGCGCCGCAGCGCTGCAGCACGGCCTTGCGCTTCAGGTACTCGACCGAC
This window harbors:
- a CDS encoding NACHT domain-containing protein encodes the protein MQGKLSELIRDYSTPYSKRLTRSPSDAREYAALVDFHIKVALTLLAAYGTRTAAPLKLGDTPGVGEMLSGIKLARKWGASQDPVIVGWREFAEGFLGEFSRNIHAGKNFKTIRDELSHGTPIPAEDVSAASICNALREFSEETASRLEAQLRKFTYMTSATSIKSVCGTDEQELCPVWDANIAQGVIGIYSSFDSDGVYYLCPAIGAYRNQRPENTHAFREGFLGKDPTARHFGQFVYEITRDIAGFSEDHSPPPYDFGEGQHAGVVFVTWTQPSSQGNVHRTDMFRRGPDNRYEWLDPAANTWVGYSGFLRGIANWGVLARRVRIELEEQERRKQIAETGITQSIAGNKVPAVLVEESDSQSSAPEDIDLQLRVDAACLPSKSFTTVFFVVGDAGMGKTELLLTLARERALAVEVDPTSDAPLYLFVSSTGRALSNLDDAINTSLSITRILDSQSAKALCRNGMLVLIVDGFDELLGSSGYDNPLGSLEGWFRDLRGRGVMIASARSAYYMTRYRRALNETTNLNVEHTVANIQPWTRPTTEAFLKSYGVQDQALAALGDQDWHLLTIPFFAKAFATWCMSRTSVNADSRGIFQVVVEQYLEREAKKILDHTNVPILTMPELQVLFSEFAEMMHLEGERELEHSDLELCASICLGLNDLDKERPGLKRRLTSLCGLSAGELITGNSNFGFSHEVISDCFLSLALQRRCKAGVDKTYVGNFFAASAIHPAVIEWFVANNPDSARKALDILVRIEGASPIWKKNVGSLWTALLDHYAGMPPNFSASGLVFQTIKLTKGQGDYLEIRNARIDQLFLSRGAAAVDVKDTPISYLQVDDTSTLELLRNVAPELIHEFKSPDTYCDTTPEIRAALEEAGVIEREAGAAAQQWLDTANYFIEALMSRPDAPIVVFSDNFESDGNRLGWTRRLGLTKWTEFVSRLTHCNLASWEIINAKGRPKSRLVFQVTPADIARRNSSISGVADFWGDC
- a CDS encoding 2-keto-4-pentenoate hydratase, which gives rise to MTQTPAQFAEAIWAARQAGRTLDAEATIGSPDLATAYAIQRALLALRLATGERMVGWKLGYTSEVMRRQMGIDRPNIGPLTDWMLLSSGDAVHERLVQPRVEPEIGLRLHTALDARQAPVDRHTVAAAVESAYACLEVVHSTWTGYRFNLEQNTADNSSAGQVVVGPRLPVTDLMALDTVAVRLHDGSHKTLGQGVGADADGHPLDAVARLARELAAFGQRLEAGDLVITGGLTAACALEAGGRLVGVFSSDDAWSVEVAVRRG